ACGCTGCGCCTGACGCGCGATGACGCCTTCGCGAGGGACCCGTCCTTCTACCTGAAGCGCTGGCGCCAGGAGGTCCAGGAGCCGTGTGAGCGGAAGGTCCAGGGCTTCCAGCCAATGCTTCGCGCCGGGCTCACGGTGCTCGTCGGCGAGCAGCTCGGCACGCGCGAGGTCCCCGCCGCCGTGGGCGACCTGCTGTGCGAGGCCGCCGGGGCGGGGCTGGGTGTCACGGTGGGGCTCTCCATTCCGCAGAAGGAGCAGGAGCGCATCGGCCGGTACCTGGCGAGCGCGGGAGGGCCGCCGGACCAGGATGCGCTGCTGAGCGGAGACTTCTGGCGCAAGGTCCAGCAGGACGGCCGTGGCAGCCGGGCCATGATGGACCTCATCGACCGGGCGCGGGCGCTGCGTGCCGCCGGGCACTCCGTCTCCGTGGTGGCCATCGACACGGACATGAACCACGGCAGCGCGCGCGATGCCCGCATGGCCCGGGCGGTGCTCAATGCGCGCACGGCGCGTCCCCGGGATGTGCTCCTCGTGCTCGCGGGCAACGCGCACACGCGGCTGGTGGCGGAGGCGGCCTGGAACGAGGACTTCATCCCCATGTCGCGGCACATTGCAGAGACCGACAAGGCGCTGAAGGTCCTGGAGGTCGGCTACGCCCAGGGACGGCGGTGGGGCTGCGACCTGGCGCCGAACGCAGAGCTGGAGTGCGACGTCATGGGCATTACTCCCGGGCCTCTCGTCGCGGCCCCGGCGGAGGGGCCTCCAGCCATCCGGTTGATTCCAACGCTGGACGACGATGACGGGTTCCACGGCTTCCTGGACGTGGGGGCCCTCACGGCGTCGCTGCCCGCCATCGCGCTGCGGGGGCATGAGTCGCCTACCCCCGCGACGACGCCTGCTGCGGTGGCGCCGGAACCTCCTGCGGCTCCGAGTGGACCGAAGGCGACGACGCCTGGCGCAGTGGCGCCGGAACCTCCAGCGGCTCCGGTGCCACGCTGACGTCGCCGGGCAAACGGCTCACCGCCGGGCGAGCACCTCCAGCAGGCTCAGGGTGACTGCGGAGGGGTCGCCGTCGTCGTGGTTGGTCAGCACGGAAACCGCCGCCTTGTGGTCGGGGTAGTAGCCGGCCAGGGCGGAATACCCTGGGACGCCGCCTTCATGGCCATGAAGCGGCCCCAGCGGACTGGTGCCGAGCAGGAGCCCCAGCCCATACGCCGGAGCGCCGCCGGGCTCGGCGGGCACCCAGCGGGTCAGCTCCGCACGCTGCGCCGGGGACAGCAGCGAGCCCTCGAAGAGCGCCAGGTAGAACCGGCTGATGTCCTCGGCACTGGAGATGAGGGCGCCGGCCGCGCCGATGGCGGAAGGGTGGAGCAGCTCGGTGAGGTCGACCCAGGCGCCGTCCTCGTGCGCGAGGCCGCGCACGGTGAGGGGTGGCAGGGCTTCGGAGCCATCCATTCCCGTGCTTCGCAGCTCCAGCGGCTCGAGGATGCGCTCGCGCACCTGCCGGGCGAAGGGCGTCCCCGTCACCTTCTCGATGACGACGCTGGCGAGGATGTAGTTGGTATTGGAGTAGGTCCAGCCAGCTCCCGGCTCGAAGAGCGGGGAGTGCTCGGCCCCCAGGAGGATGAGCTCCTCGACGGTCCACTCCCTGCCGGGCTCGGCCATCGCCCGCTCCAGGAAGCCTGGGTGGTCCGTGTAGTTGGCCGCGCCACTGGTGTGGTTGAGGAGCTGCCGCACGGTGATGCGGTCCGCGCGGGGAAAGTCGGGGAGCCAGGTCGCCAGCGGCGTGTCCAGCGACAGCCTTCCCTCGGCCTGGAGTTGCAAGGCCACCACCGAGATGAAGGTCTTGGTGATGCTGCCCACGCGCAGCCGGTCCCCGGGGACCATGGCCACGGCGGGCTCCATGCGGGACGCGCCCGCCGCTCCACTCCAGGTGCAGTCCGGGAGCCGCACCGAGGCGGTGGCGCCGACGAGCGCCTTCTCGGACACCGCCTGCGTGAGCGCGTCCTGCAAGCGGGACGAGAGCTCCTCGCAGGAGACGCGCGGCCGCGGGTCGTCTCCGTCGTCCCCACATCCCGCGAGCCAGAGCGTCAGGGTCAGGCCGAGCACGGCACGCCCAAGGAGCTGATTGACGAACATACAAAGTCCTCCAGATGAATGAGTGCACGCTGCGCGCACTCGAACACTGGGGGACTCCGCTGCTGTCACTCCGCGTGGCGATTACGACTCAGGTGCCGACGGCCTCCGTGGCGGTGCGCGGCTCTCCCGGCGCGGGCGCGTGGCTCTCCGCGGCGTCCGCATGGGCGATGCGCTCGTCCAGCTCCGCCGAGAGTCGCTCGAAGGCCTCCTTGCCAATCGTGGCCGACTGGTAGGCCTTGAAGAGCGACTCCTTCTCCACGATGAGCATGCGGCGGACCGCCTCCTGGTGCTCCTCCTCATGGAAGCGCATCGACTGTTGCTTCAGCGACGCCAGCTCCTTCTCGGCGGTGGTCTCCTTCTCCTGGTACTCCCGCTCCAGCTGCCCCAGCACGTCCGCGGGAATCTCCCGGTTGCGGCGCATGCCCTCCAGCGCGGCCAGGGCGGCGTGGACGGCGCCCAGGCGGCCCCGCGCCAGCTCGTACTGCTCCTGGTAGGCGTCCTTCAGGCCGGTGATGCCCAGCCGCCGCAGCAGCGGCGCCATCGTGAGCCCCTGGATGATGATGGAGAGCACCACCACGCCGAAGGTCATGTTCACCAGCAGCTCGCGGTGGGGGAAGTCCGCCGGAAGACCGAGCACCAGCACCATGGAGATGGCGCCCCGCAGCCCGCTCCAGGTGAGCACCGCGCTCCACGTCCAGGGCAGGCGCTCCGACGTGAGGCGCAGCAGCGCGGACATGCCGAACACCACCACCGCGCGGCCGGCGATGACCGCCACGTACGCCGCGAGGATGGGCTTCCACGAGGCCAGCAGCGAGCCGAGCTCCACCTCCAGGCCGATGAGCAGGAACACCACCGAGTTGAGCGCGAAGGCCAGGTACTCCCAGAAGCTCTCCACCGCGACGCGCGTGGTGGGGCTCATGCCCGCATGCGTCGCCCAGTTGCCGCACAGCATGCCGGCCACCACCGTCGCGATGACGCCCGAGTAGTGGAAGTTCTCCGCCACCACGAACGAGCCATAGGCGGCGATGACGGTGAGGGTGATTTCCACCATCGCGTCGTCCACGCGCTTGATGACCTGCGCCACCACGAAGCCCACGGCGCTGCCCACGAGCACGCCCATCCCCGCCACCTTGATGAAGTCGAAGATGGCTCCGCCCACCGTGAACTTGCCGCCGGTGGCCACCGCCACGACGAGGGTGAAGAGCACGACGGCGGTGCCGTCATTCAGCAGGCTCTCTCCCTCCACGAGGATGAGCAGGCGCTTGGGGGCACCCAGCGTCTTGAAGAGGCCCACCACCGCGATGGGGTCCGTGGAGACGATGACCGCGGCGAACACCAGCGCCGGCAACATTCCGAAGCCGCTCACGAAGTCCATCCCCTCCACCACCGGAGAGAGGATGAGCGCCGTCAGGCCCGCCGACGCGGCCACCCCGGGGATGGCCATGGAGTGGATGGCCAGCTTGTTCTTCCAGAACTTGCGGAACTCGACGTGGAAGGCCGCCTCGAACAGCAGTCCGGGGAGGATGATGGCGAAGAGCAGCTCTTTCGTGAGGTGGGGCGGCTCGA
Above is a genomic segment from Pyxidicoccus trucidator containing:
- a CDS encoding ChaN family lipoprotein — encoded protein: MLMRRALACAVVLMAGCARNARPEEAALAAAQEPELVAPRYEHIFLMPVERALAEATKLLSENGWVLKPMEDPKYLLTEWKSAQIGYESWGWSSDGDHTRYFVAGEPLGVRRSVVRIFRMKRVAFGNDAELRYDGHTGELVPKHLLMDQIEQSLRRKGAPVDLAQRERDTAPWVELDGAIQGTRDLKLERDLTLRLESRPSLETLTGTLRLTRDDAFARDPSFYLKRWRQEVQEPCERKVQGFQPMLRAGLTVLVGEQLGTREVPAAVGDLLCEAAGAGLGVTVGLSIPQKEQERIGRYLASAGGPPDQDALLSGDFWRKVQQDGRGSRAMMDLIDRARALRAAGHSVSVVAIDTDMNHGSARDARMARAVLNARTARPRDVLLVLAGNAHTRLVAEAAWNEDFIPMSRHIAETDKALKVLEVGYAQGRRWGCDLAPNAELECDVMGITPGPLVAAPAEGPPAIRLIPTLDDDDGFHGFLDVGALTASLPAIALRGHESPTPATTPAAVAPEPPAAPSGPKATTPGAVAPEPPAAPVPR
- a CDS encoding Na+/H+ antiporter, yielding MHFELAFVLIFAVATAVAIVARHFKFPYTVALVVAGLSLGAVQAFEPPHLTKELLFAIILPGLLFEAAFHVEFRKFWKNKLAIHSMAIPGVAASAGLTALILSPVVEGMDFVSGFGMLPALVFAAVIVSTDPIAVVGLFKTLGAPKRLLILVEGESLLNDGTAVVLFTLVVAVATGGKFTVGGAIFDFIKVAGMGVLVGSAVGFVVAQVIKRVDDAMVEITLTVIAAYGSFVVAENFHYSGVIATVVAGMLCGNWATHAGMSPTTRVAVESFWEYLAFALNSVVFLLIGLEVELGSLLASWKPILAAYVAVIAGRAVVVFGMSALLRLTSERLPWTWSAVLTWSGLRGAISMVLVLGLPADFPHRELLVNMTFGVVVLSIIIQGLTMAPLLRRLGITGLKDAYQEQYELARGRLGAVHAALAALEGMRRNREIPADVLGQLEREYQEKETTAEKELASLKQQSMRFHEEEHQEAVRRMLIVEKESLFKAYQSATIGKEAFERLSAELDERIAHADAAESHAPAPGEPRTATEAVGT
- a CDS encoding serine hydrolase domain-containing protein, coding for MFVNQLLGRAVLGLTLTLWLAGCGDDGDDPRPRVSCEELSSRLQDALTQAVSEKALVGATASVRLPDCTWSGAAGASRMEPAVAMVPGDRLRVGSITKTFISVVALQLQAEGRLSLDTPLATWLPDFPRADRITVRQLLNHTSGAANYTDHPGFLERAMAEPGREWTVEELILLGAEHSPLFEPGAGWTYSNTNYILASVVIEKVTGTPFARQVRERILEPLELRSTGMDGSEALPPLTVRGLAHEDGAWVDLTELLHPSAIGAAGALISSAEDISRFYLALFEGSLLSPAQRAELTRWVPAEPGGAPAYGLGLLLGTSPLGPLHGHEGGVPGYSALAGYYPDHKAAVSVLTNHDDGDPSAVTLSLLEVLARR